The Camelus ferus isolate YT-003-E chromosome 13, BCGSAC_Cfer_1.0, whole genome shotgun sequence genome segment CAGGCTCCcggctgccccagcccagcccggccctgACCCCAAGGCCTGGCCACCCCTCTGCTGGCACTGGGCGTTCGGCTTCTGCCGACGTGGACCCCTTTAATACACCAGGTCAAGGCTGACGGGGAAACACCCCAAATCTGAGAGCTAGTGCCTGCGAGGAGCAGAGGACTAGGGAGGGGCCCGACCCCTGCCCCGGGGCCTCTGCCCACCCTGTGCCGCTCCCTGCCCGCACAGGGTGCTCTGCGGCCTGTTCCCCGGGCACGCTCTGCCTTGTCTGTGGGCTCTCAGCTCAGTGGGACACCCTGTCAATGCCAGCTAACTCGTCCCTCAGCCCGGTGTGTCCCCAgccctgtttcattttctttatagtcCATACCCTGCTCTGACACtgtctggatgtgtgtgtgtcacCTTGTCCCCCGGGTCACCCCACTGCCCCCCGAATGTCCCCAGCACACTCAGCGCAGTGCTTGGTATACGCCACAGAGGAGGGGGGATGGTGGGGAGGCTGCAGGGGTATTTGGACAAGGAGGGGGACCCCAGCCCCGACCATGCTTAATCTTTTAAACATCCTCAAAGATTCGGCCACTGAAGGAAACCGTCAGGGAAGGTGGTCTGTCTGTCACGTTGGTCCACTGGGAGCCATCCCCCCCACCGTGCAGCAGACCCCTGCCCGGCTCCTGGCACCCGCGGAGCTCCCAGGCCTCTGGGGTCCGGCGGCCTCAGGCTCACCGAGCTTGCTGAGAGCTTGGGAACGTGGAGATAAGAGCCCAGCGCGGGTGACGGCTACCTCCTGGCTCTGGTGAGAGTCGCTGGTGCAGTGTGACTGATTTTCCAGTGGTCCCTCTCTTGGGAGTCTGGGCAGACAGGCGGGGGCGTGGGGAGAGGGGGCCGCTTTCCATTTTTAGGTTGAATTCCCTTCTGGAAAGCTCCAGGCATGTCTCTGGCACGGATGCCCAGCGGGCAGAGCTCTCCCCCGCCGGGTGCCCCAAGGTCCACGTTCCATCCCCCACCGGCCTCCTTCAGAGGCGGCGACAGCTCCCCTCTGACCGCTGAGACCAAGTGCTGCTCCGTGTCTGAGGCTCCTACCGGGAGGACAGCAGCCATGAACAGACCCCCCTGGCCCCTTGTGGAGCTTAGGACCCTGATCCAGCACCTGGGAGCTGCGCACACGCGGGTGGGGCAGGCATGTTTGCACATACAAACTCAGGACGCCCAGTTACATTCGGGTTTCAGATAAACAAGGGAGAATATTTAGCATAGGCTAGGCCTACGGAATACGGCAGCCCCACCTGTGCCGACCGGGGCTCACGTCAGAAATCCGTGCACCCAATTAACCAGGCGTGTCAGGGATGCGGGCAGCAAGCTGGAGGCGTGGCCTAGACGCCGCCGTGCACAGACCTCCGCGCCCTGGGGGGCAGAGCCGCCCCCGCGCAGACAGGCTGCCCGCcgccagccacatgtggctcctgCCCGCTGGCCTGGGGCACTGAGCGTTTAATTACCGTGCATGTCGTGGACGTGGTCGCAGGTGGCTGTGGCCGCCCTGTTGGGCAGCACAGGGGAGACGGTGGTCCAGGAGGCCCCTCTGAGCCCTTGTGCAAACGTCCGGGAATTTGGAGGGAACTTTCTGCAAACTGGGGAGGCAAGGCCCCCCAACCCTGAGGAACTGGAGGAAGGCCGGTGTCAGTGGTAGAGAGGGCCGGGGGCGAGGGTGGGATCTGGCATAGGAGAACGGGCGGCTCCAGCACGCCTCGGGCCGCTGGACACCGTCTGGGCGGGTCTGGATCCTGGTGGATGGAGGCAGTAATGCCACCCGCTGGTCCACACGTTTTCAGGGTCCTTCCATCGTGGCTCCGCCTTCCCTGTCTGGGCAGCAGGCCGGGCCAGGCCCTTGTGGTCCCCACTGACTCCAGCTGCCCGTTTCCCAGCACTGGGATGGTTGGCAGCCCAGAGGGAGCTGGGCAGAGTGAGCACTGGAGGAGAGGGCACGGGGCCTGCGGCTCTCTCTGCGCCGGGTCAGGAACCCCCGGTGGTTGGAGGGGTGGGCTCTCTGCTTTATGCCCACCCCCCGAGGTCTCAGCCCCATGGTCTGGCTGTCCTGGGAGCCATCTCCTAGGTGCCCTGGAATGTCTCCCTCTTGGTAAGGGTGACAATGCTTAATTTCTACAGAAATCATGTCCCCGGGCCCTGACATCCTTGATCTGTTATGAGTTACCCAGAATCTGACGCTGCTGGGGGAACAGTGGGATGGGACCTGGGGCTGAGATGGGGTTGGGGAGACAGCCTCCCTCGCCCGAGAgcatctccagcctcctctccttcaAGACACTCCAAGAAGTCTGCCACCCAAGCCGGGAATAAACTCTGACATGAGATGCTGCCTTTTGGTACCTTTTAAGAGGCGGTCCCATGGATTctcttaaaaatagaagaataataGCTCTCAGGACAGGAAAATGGATCATTGCAGAAAGACAAGCTGCTGGGAGTGTTTCACACCCGCGGATGTGCGGAGGGGGATGGGGAAAGCTGCGGCAGAGATGTGTCCGCGGGGCCGCCTGGGAGCAGGCTCGGGGGAGGGACGGAACCCAGAAAGGCGGTGGTGATGCACATACCTGTGTTTACGTGATATCAGTGGGTGGATGCAAGCCGTAGCCACGCAGCTCAAACTCCCTGCATCTTCCTGGAACTCTTACAACAAAACTCCACAACttgggggcttaaaacaacagacaccTGCTGCCTCACTGTTCTGGGGCCAGATGTCTCAAATCCAGATGTGGGTGGGGCTGAGTCCCCTGGGGGCTCTGAGCCAGAACCCGTGACGTGCCGCTCCCCAGCGCCCGGGGTTGCCGGCAGTCCTTGGCTGGCAGACCCGTCACCCCCTCCCTGCTTCCGTGGTCACGTGGCCAGCTCCCCATGTCTGTTTTCGCTTCCTCTGAGGACACCAGTCTTTGGACTTAAGGCCCATTCTAATacagtatgacctcatctaaactcCTCTCACCGCATCTGCAGGGACCCTGTTTCTAACATGGCCATATTCTGAGGTTCGGGGTGGCCAGGAATCCTGGGGGGACTCTGTTCACCCCACAACACACAGGCTTACAGATCTTTTGAAACTGAACATGGATTCTCAGGCCTGCATCAGCCAGGATTCCAGTCTCTTGGAACCCATCTCCTGGTGGCCCGTGGACGCCTTCCTGATGGGTGGATCAGGCTGGAAGGGGATGGGGCCCATTGGGGGCTCCCCCCTCACATGGGCCTCAGCCCCCCCACCACGACGGGGACCGGGCCACGGAGCCAGCAGCACGGACGCAGTGGCGGGGCTGCATCGGCCTCCAGTGGCCTCCATCTGAAAACCTGAGCTGTCGGTGAGGGGTGAGCATCCACGGCGAAGGGGCGGCGGCCCCTCCGCTCCCCGCCGTGGGCTGGCGAGGAGGCAACCTCACCGTGGACAAAAATCCTTTCACCTGGAGTCAAAGCTCCGCGGAGATGATAAATCGCCTTCCCGCCCGACGCCTGGCTTTCAGAGCCGATGCCTGCCACTCGCCAGATGAGAAATGCCGGCTCGCTGGCTGGACGCAGCGCGTGGTAAAGAGGTTAGTCCCCGAACCCTGGGCTCGCggcctctccccccgcccccgcccccgccccgaaCACAAAGCCTTTTCTTTACAGCCCATGGATGCAAAGAGCTCTTTCAAcattagattttaaattatttgagttAAATCTGGGATCCTTCCGGGCCCTGCGCTCTCCTGGTTATTTATCACTGGCTAAATGCAGAGGTCTGCCGAGCGTCTCCAGGGACTGCCCTCACTTAGACGCGGCCCCTGAAATGTTATAAACTATTTAAAACCGAAAACCCGGCGCGTCCAgcggggggcagggcgggggcgcGCGCTGGGGGGACCCGCCGCTCGTGTGCTGCGCTTGTCCTCTGGGTAATCACTTTAATACACTTGAAAACAAACCTTTCCCCACTGAGGCAGGgtgatttttcccccctatttagcaaacattgttttttttctcctccgCCAATGTCCTGCCTGCCACGAAGCTAACAAGCCTCCTTTGTTCCCGCGCCCCGCCCCCCTCGCACCCCCCAAGCCCCCCAGATCTCGTGCGGTTCCCGCGGGGTGCCAGCAGGGGGCGGGAGACCGCTTTTTGGAGGGCCACACCAAGTGGGCTCCCCGGGCGGCCgagggtggagggtggccccTTGGGCCACCCCCCATGGCCAGGGCGGCCGAGGGGCTCACGTGGATGCAGGGGGAGGGCACCCTCGCTTGTCCCGTTGTCCGGGATGTCCTAGGTCAAGACGTGACATTGGGAAGTAATAAGAACTGGCAACCACAATGTGCCAAGTAAACGAGGCCGCTCCCGGCCGGGGGGTTCCGGCCGGGGGGCTCCTGCCTCCGGCCCGTGTCCCTTGCTCTCCTGAAACGCCACAGGCCCCTTTCCCTTCAACTCCAGTAGTGCCCTGAGTCGCCAGCAGGAGGCGGTCTCCCTGCTGAGCCTCGGACACTGAGGCCCGAGAGGCCGTGCTGGGGTCTGAGCTGCCGCGGCGGACCGTCCACCCCAGGCCTGGTGCGCTGGTCAGTGCCGCGGGGGGCAGCCTGCAGGGCGGCCCTGGCcggccccagcccccggcccaTGTGCCTGTCCGTAGATGCCCCCCCATCCTCTGCGCTGGGCTGCCTCCCTTCTGGCTGGCGGAAAGCAGCAGAGGTGACGGGGTGCCTTTCCTGAGATTCACTTCCGGGGGGGGGGTCACTCGCCCTCACCCCCAGGATTGCCCTCTCCGACGGAAGCTAGCCGCCCTGGCCTGGGGCGTCCTGGGAGAAGCCCCGTGCCGGGGACCTGGGGCTGGCCCACAAGCACGTGTGCGAGCTGGGAGGCAAAGCCCCCCTTGCTGCCCCCTCAGACAAGACCGCGGCCTGGCCCGCAGCCTGACGGCAGCCCGGGGAGGGGCTCTGGCCGCTGTGCCTGGGGCACCACACCCGGACTCCAGACCCGCAGAAGCCGGGAGATAAGACATGCGTGCTGTTTCCGCCCCTTGGCCGGTGGCCCTTGGTCACAGCAGCCCCGGGAGATGGGGGCCGCAGGTACTGCGGTTTTAGCCGCGCCCCACTTGTGCGCAGGAGGCACGTGGAGGATTCAGCCCCGGTGGCTGAGGCCACGCTCAGAGACGTGCtgctggggaggcgggggaggaggcTTCCTCTGTCACTTTCACAGTGTTCATCGCCTTGATGCTTCCAGTCAAAAGCCTGTTACCTTaggaacaaagaagaataaaggcGGAAGGGACGGAAGGGAGGCCGTGGCTCTCCTGCCCCGGCTGACGGAGCCCCTCGGGCTGGTCCAGCCGTGGCCAGAGCCCAGCTGCAGGGCTGCCTCTGGTCTGTCCTTCTCCCTCGGTCCTGCCTCTGGGGGACTACAGCACGGGCAGGGCCcctggccacccctccccacgcACACACATCATCCGAGAAGGGGACGTGATGGGGCCCCAAGGTTTCCAAGTCCAGGAGGAGCGaggacagcccagcccaggagccagTCCCCTGTTCCTCTGGAGGCGGGTGAAGGCCCCGGCCAGCCCCCAGGCCgtcctcccctctgctctcctgctccTGGGCAGAGGCCCTGGCACCTCGGCGCGTCCTggctctctgccccctcctctggcTCCCCCATCTGCCCTGCAGTTAGGAGGGGCGAGGCTCTGCGACCCAGCCAGGGGACTGTGAGTGTGAGCCCCTGATGGGGACCTTGCCCGTGGAGTCACACTCATGGTCTCTTCCATCCAGGGGTGGACAGGACAGCTCCCGctgtgggctgaatgtttgtgtccccacccCCCGCAATGCCTATATCAAAGACCCCCCCCAGGGTGATagtatctggaggtggggcctttgggaggtggcTGTGGCGAGATGAAGTTGTGAGGATGGGTCCCCTGGTGAGATCAGCACCCTGATAACAAGTGAAGAGACCCTGAGGAGCCCCCTCGGCCCCTGGGGGACACCACCGGGAGGCGGCCTCTGCGGCCATGGCGCAGGGCCTCACCAGGCTTTGACCCCGGCCCCGGGCGCCCGGCCTCCCGAGCTGCGAGGAATGGCGTCTGTGGTGTAAgctgcccagcctgggctctCCATTACAGCAGCCGAGCTGATGAGGGCAGACCCCAGGTGCCAGGGCCGCGTCTCTGGACCAGGCTGGGTTGCGCTGGGAAGGTCAGCTGCCCGATGGCCGACACCCACCCGCCACCACCATGATCCTGAGGGGCTGCGTCTCCCAGCCTGCCGTAGTCAGTGGGCCCCCCACAGAGCCCTGGAGCTGCTACAGGGCCCCGGCTCTGTTGGATCCAGAACCTGGGTCCCCAGAACCTCAGTCCTGGGGTTCCAGCCACACCTGCCTTAGGTGAGGGTCCACCTCTCGGCCCAGCATGTGCCCAGGTGGGGCTCATGCCCTGTCCAGGGAGGCCTGCTGTGTctcagccaggctgggctgggcggggctgggcggggctgggcccCCTCCCACCGGCCACAGAGGTGCGTGTCCTCCAAGCTGCGATCAGGATCTGTGGCAGCAGCAGCCTAGATGCTGTAGGGCTGGATGGATGTCATAGCGCCCTCCGCCCCAGGTCACTGCTCACCGGCCACGGCCTCCCCAGGCCCAGATGCAAACGTGGTGATGATGCAGTCAGATCCTAACCAGAATGCGGATGGAGGGGCGCTGCGGAGGGAGGGGCGCTGCAGAGGGCCCGCCACCTGCCTGACAAAGGCCAGTTGTCACTTTGGGAAGAAATGACCAGGGACCTTCCGCAGCCCCTGTCAGGGGGCAGTGTGCAAGGTTGTGTGGGGAAGATTAGAcaggggcctggggacagggggGACacggtgggggcggggctggggagcaggggtgggaggctggcAGCCAGAGCAAGGGCCCCCAAACCCTCCGCTGTGGACCTGCAGCTAGAGGTGGTCGAGGGTCCGGGCTCCTGTGGTCTGAGGTCCCTCCAGATTCTCCCACCAtcactgcccacctccccagccacccTCCAAGCAGATGAGTGATGAACAAGAAACCCCTGGCCTTCGGGGCCGTAGACACACCCACAGGAGTCCCACTGGGACAGGTGAGGGGTGACCAGCCTAGGATCCTCTCCCAGCCAGCCCTGGGATCTCTTGGACCCCTGCGCCACCAGCAGCCACCCCATTCAACACGTGCGTAAGAGCCCCTGGAATGCAAGAGAAACCTCCCAGTCACCCAGCCCCGCACGGGCTCTGGAACACAAGGCCTccgcctggcccctccccacgGCTCTgatggaggaaagggaggcaggcCAAGAGAAAGGGCGCCCGTgcgggccggggcggggaggGCTGCGGACCCTACCCCAGAAGCACGGGCTGGCGGAAGCGACTGTGGGAGCACTCCGGTGCACCCGCAGGCTGCGGATAGCACTGACCGGCGCGGGAGTCGACCCGGTGCCGCAGGAAGACAGCGAGAGGTCAGGTGCACGCACAGCTCACCCGTCTGGCCTAGACTCCGAGATGCCAGCTGTGCTTAGCAAGCTGGGGTCAAGCAAGCTGTGTGAtgctttccttgtgttttccagcttttctccagtgaaaatatattttaaaacatttttgtgtcaGGACCAAAGTTCCAGGAGAGTTAGCGACaaaaagcaggggtgggggtaaCTGGTGGTCTGGCCagagactgcccctccccccatggGCCTGCCTTAGTTTACCACTTACTGGGGGCTCCACTCAGTGATGCTGAACACAGGCGGCCCCACCAAGGGCTGGCTTGGTGTcagttccttcctcctgctccacgAGCACGTCCGCTGGTGTCACATCGGCCGGCAAAGCCGGGCCTGCCCCGTCCAGTCCCACTGAATGAGCCAGCCTCGTGGGAGGCTGAGAGGGGGTAACTTAGGGTGTCATTTCTGACGCAGCTGGCCGGAAGGGAACAGCAGAGCAGTCAGGGCTCGTGGGTGCCTGGCTGGCAACTGTGGGGCCCTAAAAGGCTCTGCTGAAGCCCAAAGGTCACCGAGGAAGGAGGTGGACAAAGACAGGAGAGGTACTCAGTTCAGATACTGAGAAAGGAAAGGTGGATGGAAGGGCACGATGGAGGGAGGGGAGTAGGGAAGATAATTAAACAGGAcgttggatggatagatggaggGGTGAATGAGTAGGTGACTGGtagatgggtgagtggatggTGGGTGGATAGCAGGATGGGTGGATaagtgggtgggtgagtggatggatggatggatgagtgaacaGGTGGgtaaatgggtggatggatgggtgggtagttggaaaatggatgaatgggtaggTGACACAAGTTCCATGTGAGAGACTCCAAGGGGCTAGGCTGCCAGGAAGAGTGCTCAGGGCTCTGGGATCCTCTGGAAACGCCCGGGGCAGAGGGGTAGAAGAGAAGCCATTGCTGGGGGCATCCTGCAGGCACTCACGGCCCCTGGACTCCCACAAGCTCCCTCAAACCTGCCCGCATTCTCACGTGCACAAGCAGTGCCCATCTGCCATCTACAGCCTCCGGGCTGCCGACCAGTTCGACTGGACCAGGCCTCTGCACGCAGGATCTGGCCACCAGATGTCAGGCAGCACTAGTGAGCTCAGTCTGTTGGTCACTAATTGGCTGAAGCCCTGGGCACCAGTGACAGATGGAACGAGGGACGGCAGGACAGACAGGGCAGCCCCGGCCCAGCAGCCAGGGCAGTGGGAAGCAGGGGTGTCCAGCAGACCCGGGGCTGCCCACTCCCAAGTCCAAATGCCTGGCAGCTGCCCAAGGCTGCCCAGTAGCTGTCCACCCCCATCAGGGGCCTGGGCAATGGGGGCCGCGTGGGAGCTGGGGTGGCTGCCGCTGGGCACGACCACTGGAGCAGAAATAAGAGTGAGCCCTCCTGCATGGGGCGGAAACGGAGGCCCTCCCGGGTAATCGCGGCCTGAGCCCGGCCCTGCGGACGGAGACGGAGTTACAGCCGCTTCTCCCATAAACTCGCCCCAGCGACTCACAAGGcgcggccggcggcggcggcggcggcggcggcggcgggtgggggcggggcggccccGGACGGAGGCGTCTCGCTGGAGCCGGGAGAACCTCCTCGCGCTAACAGCAAACCAAGCCCTTGCGGCGAATGCGCAGCTACGTGTGAGTCTGTGGCGCAGAAGGCCGCACCCACTGAAGTGGCAAGGATGGACATGGCCGCGGACACCTGCACCGAGATACGCGTGCCCCCCCCCCAAGAGGCGTCCGCACCCAGGTGGCTGGAGGGGTGGAGGCGCTTCTGTGATGGGCAGCAGcctggggggaggaaggggggcagggcggggccagGAGGAGATTGATACCAGCACAGCCCCGCCGAGCTCCTAAGCCCACTGATCTCCGCAGCGGCCACGTGGGAGGACCCCACTTCTTGGAGGTGGGGTCTTCAgagccctcctgcctctctccaggCAGTGGGCAACCCGCCAGCTGGATCAGACCCTTGAAAGGGGAGCAGGCGCCTTCCCCGCGCCCGGGGTGGGGCTCTGATAGCAAACCCAGAAATGGCGGCAGGGAGCTGGCCCAGCGGCGGGGGTGCTTCTCCCAAGTGAGCAGAGAGGGCCAAAGCGATGACCACATCCCGGGGCCCGCCCTGCCCCCCTATGGCTGTCACAGGTggccaggaggggctgggtgCCAGTGCCAGGGCGGAGGGCAGCCTGCCACCCAGGCTCAGTGGGGAGAGTGCGAACTTTCAGGATGAGGATCCTGGAAACTCTCAGATGACATTGCTGGGAGCCACAGCTGAGATAGCCGGCCTGGCTTCCACAGCTCTGTCCTCGAGGGTCTGAGCGTGTCTGGGACGGGCAGGGCTCACGGATGGACAGAAGACTGCCCACCACAGGTTGCATCCAGTGGCAGGGCCTGGACTTTACTTCTGGGATGCTGTGCACCCAGGCCCATGGAAGACGGGGAGGGGGCTGTGTGTTGGACCCGAGCCAGGTTACTATGTGCTGTCACAGCAGCCGGTGTGGTGTGGCCTCAGagcatccccacccccagccggTCAGTCTGAGCTCTGTGTGAGCCTTTGTCGTCTCCCTTCTCTGTCCTTCTTGCAAACACCTGGTGCCCCAGCTTGGGGCCCCCAGGACACACCCAAGTGCCCCGACCCAGTGTgtgacctccccaccccagtgcgGCCACATTGCCATCCATGTGGGCCACTTTTAGGGCCAAAATCCAGAAACCTTGAGTTCACATTCCTCCTGATTCAGCCCGGAGTGTCGGGCAACAGTGAGAGAGCTCCAGCAGAGCCCGAGAACCTGTGTGCACGGCCCTTCTGTGATGCCAGCGGTCTGGGACCCCCAAGACACCACGTTCTGCTGaccatccccaccccagcagcctgAATGGTGGACCCCAAATCTTAGAAGCCCCCACAGTGGGAGCTGATGATGGCTGTGCAaactggtgggggcggggcatcTCCCAGCATCAACCTCAGGGTGCATTTCACGCTGCTTCCATCTGGGGGTGCCCTGTGGGAAGAATCTCAGGAATATAAAGTCTTTACTGAGGCCCCCAGGCTCAGCCCCGGGGCACCCACAGAGACGCACTCCCCCGTCGCTCGTCCACACTGCACGTCTCCCGCACACACCTACACCAGCATCGATGGCACACAGCCAGTGCTTACCCATTGTTTGCTGGTGGGCTTAGAAGGGTCTGCAGGACATGCAAAGGAGGCCAGCAGGAGAAGGAGTGAGGGATGTGGGAGGTGCCCGGGAGGTGGTCCCCCTGGAGGCGGTCCCCCGGGAGGCGGTCCCCCGGGAGGCGGTCCTCtgggagagcttcctggaaggGTGGGAGCTGGCCTGGAGGGCGACTGTGGACGCGACCGGAAGGAAGACCATCATGTGAGCATCTTCTTCTCCAGGACCAGCTCCACCCTGCTCCAGAAAAAACGCAGCCCTGGTTCCCAGGTCTGCCCGCTCCCGCTGTCCTCCCCCAAATTGGAAACCAGCCCAGGCTGTGAGTGCCGGTGCTGCTGGCGTGGCTCCTCCAGGAGGCTGGAGCTCACCCCTCTGCCTGGCCCCTCCTGGGCTTGGCTAGACTGCAGCCTCACCGCCTCCCGGCCTCCCTCTCAACCTCAGCCTTGGTGACCTGGTAATTTGTGAACGTGCTTCAGGGGGCTTTACCAACTGTGTGATGGGCCAGAGGCAGGCTCTGATCGGCGCTGCCCCCTCATGAAACCTCAGATCCCTGTTTTCACAGGCCACTGGGTCTCCAACCCCATGGACCACTGAGATATTGCTTGTGCCAGTGCTTCCGGGGCTGCAGAGAGCAAAGGGGGCCCTGATCTCAAGCCAGAGCAGGGATACATGTGCTGGGAGAGAGAGCCAACAGTCCCAAAGGGCTCTGCTTAGCGTCTACTCCGTGCAGCCAAGTGAGGGATCATGgggtaaagaaagaagaaatccctgagagcttcctggaggagtctGCATTAAAGAATGTTCTGCCGTGAAGGAGCAGTGGGCTTTCCCCCGCCCCTCAGCCTGGACCTGTGCCTGGGTCTTGGTCATCCCCTTTAGCAAAGGAAAGTGTGTTTGTCACTTTCCAAGTGGCTGCTCAGAGGGTCAGAGATGCAGCTTTATGGGctggcccaggctgggctgcttCACTGGGTTCCAAGGCTAGTAGCCCTCAGGCCCACAAGCCCATCAACACTGTCCTCGGGCAGGGCCTGCCTGCCTCGTTTGGAGTCTCAGCAGGTGTTGGGGGGCACAGGCTCcgggccccctcccctgcaggccCTCTGATGCTGGTGGAGGACAATTGTTGCCTTGGCTGGATTGTTACATAGGGACGGTCGTCCCTGAAAAGGCCTCAGCAGCCCAGGGCTTCCTGAGAGGAGAGCAGATCTGTGGGTGAGGATGCAGGGCGCCCGGGGACCGGCCGTCTAGTTGCCCTGCCTGGGAGACGCCCCAGGAACGTAGAACCCTGTGCCCTCGAAACTTCCAGAGGAGCCTCTTCCATCACAAAGGGGCCTGAGAGACTCCTGACTCTGTTTTGACGCAGCGCGGAAGAGGATGCTGCAGACATGTTTAACCCACACGTGCTAGACTCTCCAGCCGTGATTTTCGACAACGGGTCCGGCCTCTGCAAGGCGGGGCTGTCCGGAGAGATCGGCCCCCGCCACGTGGTCAGCTCCGTCGTGGGGCACCCCAAGTTCAAGATGGCTGCAGCAGGAGCCAGTCAGAAGAAGCACTTTGTGGGCGAAGAGGCCCTGCACAGGTGCGAGGTCTTAAACCTGCACTGCCCCATCGAGCGGGGCCTGATCACGGGCTGGGACGACATGGAGAAGCTCTGGAAGCACCTCTTTGAGTGGGAGCTGGGGGTCAAGGCCAGCGAGCGGCCGGTGCTCATGACGGAGCCCTCGCTGAACCCTCGGGAGACGCGGGAGAAGGCGACCGAGGTGATGTTCGAGAGGTTCGATGTGCCCGCCTTCTACCTGTCGGACCAGGCAGTTCTGGCCCTCTACGCCTCAGCCTGCGTCACGGGCCTGGTGGTGGACAGCGGGGACGGGGTCACGTGCACCGTCCCCATCTTCGAGGGCTACTCCCTGCCCCACGCGGTCACCAAGCTCTACGTGGCAGGGAGGGACATCACGGAGCACCTCAGTCGGCTGCTGCTGGCCAGCGGGCGGGCCTTCCCCTGCAGGCTGGACAAAGCCTTGGCGGACGACATCAAGGAGAAGCTGTGCTACGTGGCCCTGGAGCCGG includes the following:
- the ACTRT2 gene encoding actin-related protein T2, with translation MFNPHVLDSPAVIFDNGSGLCKAGLSGEIGPRHVVSSVVGHPKFKMAAAGASQKKHFVGEEALHRCEVLNLHCPIERGLITGWDDMEKLWKHLFEWELGVKASERPVLMTEPSLNPRETREKATEVMFERFDVPAFYLSDQAVLALYASACVTGLVVDSGDGVTCTVPIFEGYSLPHAVTKLYVAGRDITEHLSRLLLASGRAFPCRLDKALADDIKEKLCYVALEPEKELCRRPEEVLREYRLPDGNIVPIGDQLYQAPEALFSPEQLGIQNPGLSKMVSCSITKCDADIQKTLFREIVLSGGTTLLQGLDDRLLRELEQLASKGIPIKITAPPDRGFSTWIGASVVTSLSSFKQMWVTSADFKEFGTSVVQRRCF